In the Larimichthys crocea isolate SSNF chromosome XXI, L_crocea_2.0, whole genome shotgun sequence genome, one interval contains:
- the znf592 gene encoding zinc finger protein 592 → MGDMKTPDFDDLLAAFDIPDATGLDAKEPIQGSHEETESQLKHAGICLDDSLLSNQAVTAAADIPVVSVIVKNTSRQESLEGFGPALQNGFRGQETSIDTVDTSNTGFSKSFVSALNGESSRELLGKAPIQHKPDGTPIFSQSLSHFSPISSPESEDAQCSRDEMHPKERPCFPEASVLVEPSIPDDPKKLDLSMFDDCPKDIPKSTQRSRTESSRNEEPSDICVSNETDKTQTRIRSALPPPSGSQNFIENNCNSGASMNVPASYPHVKSQTSKLSSCLEALVALNARKDPREASAIQNDYMKASPNVPISPLSPRSPLEAVKRLMKPSDSPVSICSDSSGKASPAVASGSPPAIPRVRIKTIKTTSGQIKRTVTSVLPDSETDEIHSAYESSPSQSIISEDSYGYMSPHQSQSAAVDSIVGIQTKGTPASTSSLKVVHNKSEANSRRSGITQPATIFHNPSGPGKRSVAHQGQKPKRGSATGGQTTSTNFLPKAMHLASLNLVPHSVAASVAARSTSHQQSQHALSSTVCSTVPLVHQVKTAKSYPRTSTPNTAAGTLNRLLNNANPVPTYVPNLNPPAESNINLPPRGYCCLECGDSFGVERSLAYHYSRRSVHIEVGCTHCRKTMVFFNKCALLAHAREHKNSGVVMQCTQLHMKPIAEDQMFVPLSTEPVNADSYTSPSPSSKNQPVLPLYPDNVIRHRLRCLECNKQLPDYKALAGHYQRPSEDVEGLTCKVCSMLLPNKCSFRAHERIHAHKSPYCCPECGALSRSADIQKHVKENCLHYARKAWYKCLHCDMVFKTLQGQKTHIEEKHCKVFYKCSVCPVAFMTADSCEVHLKNKHRASKISPLLIFKCSCETVFKKKQLLFQHFHQNANKRVTCIFKCPECNSVFPQKQLLMQHFKSVHVGNMTAEIEKSSKQTDSTDRHQDAHSVPQQKSCSPVKHTDSPRKKPEQDSRPRVKPTGWTCGECLQWFPERDSYVSHVKTNHGKSMKKYPCRHCEQSFNSATSLRRHIRSDHDGKKKIYTCWYCTDTKTIFTTSVMLKNHISLMHGIKNPDLGQMPKTAIQESKKASGKRLLSERPAVDIQAKEQDRAFSVEALSAKRLKTQFRCSKCGFSTDDSTQFQQHIPQHKTDENTPQCLHCGLCFTSVLSLNRHLFIVHKVKEEEKEKGEEREVEAEVREMEQDNQPVRSADTDEVNDLLPELNEPEPSQAEESASLCCDKIVDCNLKLSTHSQTQAVSLR, encoded by the exons ATGGGTGACATGAAAACCCCAGATTTTGATGATCTTCTGGCTGCCTTTGACATCCCAGATGCCACAGGGTTGGATGCCAAAGAGCCCATCCAGGGGAGTCACGAGGAGACCGAGAGTCAGCTGAAACACGCAGGGATATGTCTGGATGATAGCCTATTGAGCAACCAAGCTGTCACGGCGGCAGCAGATATTCCAGTTGTGAGTGTTATTGTGAAAAACACTAGCCGCCAGGAGTCGTTGGAAGGATTTGGACCAGCATTGCAAAATGGATTTCGGGGACAGGAGACCTCCATTGACACTGTTGACACATCCAACACTGGCTTTTCAAAATCGTTTGTCTCTGCTCTGAACGGGGAGAGTTCAAGAGAGCTTCTCGGGAAGGCACCCATTCAACACAAACCTGATGGGACGCCAATATTTTCACAGTCACTTTCGCATTTTAGTCCGATCTCCAGTCCTGAGTCCGAAGACGCTCAGTGTAGTAGGGATGAAATGCATCCAAAAGAAAGACCCTGTTTTCCAGAAGCATCTGTTCTGGTGGAACCTTCAATCCCAGACGATCCCAAAAAACTGGACCTCAGCATGTTTGACGATTGTCCAAAGGATATCCCCAAGAGCACTCAGAGGAGTAGGACAGAAAGTAGCAGAAACGAGGAGCCCTCTGACATCTGTGTCAGCAACGAAAccgacaaaacacaaacaagaataCGCAGTGCACTTCCCCCACCGAGCGGTAGCCAGAACTTTATTGAGAACAACTGCAATTCAGGAGCCTCAATGAATGTTCCCGCTTCTTATCCACATGTCAAATCTCAGACATCTAAATTATCCTCTTGCCTTGAGGCTCTGGTGGCTTTGAATGCCAGAAAAGATCCCAGAGAGGCATCAGCCATTCAGAATGACTACATGAAAGCAAGCCCCAATGTGCCTATATCTCCACTAAGCCCCAGAAGTCCACTTGAAGCTGTGAAACGGTTAATGAAACCCTCCGATAGCCCTGTAAGCATCTGCAGTGATAGCAGTGGCAAGGCATCCCCTGCAGTGGCGTCTGGGTCACCGCCTGCCATACCCAGGGTCAGAATTAAGACCATCAAAACCACATCTGGGCAGATCAAACGCACGGTCACCAGTGTGTTGCCTGATTCAGAAACAGATGAGATTCATTCTGCATATGAATCCTCTCCATCACAGAGTATTATTAGTGAAGATTCTTACGGTTATATGTCTCCACATCagtcacaaagtgcagctgttgATAGCATTGTTGGAATACAAACTAAAGGTACCCCGGCTAGCACATCTTCACTAAAAGTCGTACACAACAAATCAGAGGCTAACTCCAGGAGATCAGGCATAACGCAGCCAGCAACAATATTCCATAATCCTAGTGGTCCTGGCAAACGATCTGTTGCACATCAGGGGCAGAAACCAAAGAGAGGATCAGCCACGGGAGGCCAAACAACTAGCACAAACTTCCTTCCCAAAGCAATGCACTTAGCTAGTCTGAATCTGGTCCCTCACAGTGTTGCAGCTTCAGTGGCTGCACGGTCCACCTCTCATCAACAAAGTCAACACGCACTCTCCTCAACGGTGTGCAGCACTGTCCCACTGGTGCATCAAGTCAAAACAGCCAAATCGTATCCTCGCACGTCCACTCCCAACACAGCGGCAGGAACCTTAAACAGACTGTTGAACAATGCCAACCCTGTGCCTACATATGTGCCCAACCTGAACCCCCCTGCGGAGAGCAATATCAACCTTCCACCACGCGGATACTGCTGCCTCGAGTGTGGGGACTCCTTCGGGGTAGAGAGGAGTCTTGCGTATCATTACAGCAGGAGGAGTGTACACATTGAAGTAGGATGTACGCACTGTAGGAAGACGATGGTGTTCTTCAACAAGTGTGCCTTGTTGGCACATGCGCGAGAACACAAGAACAGCGGTGTGGTGATGCAGTGCACACAGCTTCATATGAAACCCATTGCAGAGGATCAAATGTTTGTACCCCTGAGTACTGAACCTGTGAACGCGGACTCTTACACCTCACCATCACCCTCCTCTAAAAACCAACCCGTCCTGCCCCTGTATCCAGACAATGTCATTCGCCACCGACTCCGTTGCCTGGAGTGTAACAAACAGTTACCTGACTACAAAGCACTTGCAGGCCATTACCAGAGGCCGTCAGAAGATGTGGAAGGACTA ACGTGTAAGGTGTGCTCAATGCTGTTACCCAACAAATGCAGCTTCAGAGCTCATGAACGTATCCACGCACACAAGTCCCCTTACTGCTGTCCTGAGTGTGGCGCCCTGAGTCGCTCTGCggacatacagaaacatgtcaaGGAAAACTGTCTGCACTACGCTCGCAAGGCTTGGTACAA ATGTCTTCACTGTGATATGGTTTTCAAGACCCTTCAAGGACAAAAGACCCACATTGAGGAGAAACACTGTAAAGTCTTTTACAAGTGCTCCGTCTGTCCCGTTGCCTTCAtgactgctgacagctgtgaagtgcatttaaaaaataaacaccgTGCTAGCAAAATATCGCCGCT GTTAATCTTTAAGTGTTCGTGTGAAACAGTGTTCAAGAAAAAGCAGTTACTGTTTCAGCATTTTCATCAGAATGCCAACAAGCGTGTTACGTGTATATTCAAGTGTCCTGAATGCAACTCTGTCTTTCCACAAAAGCAGCTGTTAATGCAGCACTTCAAG AGTGTTCACGTAGGAAACATGACAGCAGAAATCGAGAAGagcagtaaacaaacagacagtaccGACCGGCACCAGGATGCTCATTCCGTCCCACAACAGAAGAGCTGCAGCCCTGTTAAGCACACAGACAGTCCCAGAAAAAAGCCTGAGCAGGACAGCAGACCTCGTGTGAAGCCCACCGGCTGGACGTGTGGCGAGTGTCTCCAGTGGTTCCCTGAACGAGACTCCTATGTTTCTCATGTAAAGACCAATCATGGAAAG TCAATGAAGAAGTATCCATGTCGACATTGTGAGCAGTCTTTCAACTCTGCAACCAGTCTAAGAAGACACATACGCAGTGACCAcgatggaaaaaagaaaatttataCTTGCTG GTATTGCACAGACACCAAGACAATATTCACGACGAGTGTTATGTTGAAGAACCACATCAGTCTCATGCACGGAATAAAAAATCCTGATCTCGGCCAAATGCCAAAAACAGCCATCCAGGAATCAAAAAAGGCTTCGGGCAAG CGGCTTTTATCAGAAAGACCTGCCGTGGACATACAAGCGAAGGAGCAGGATCGTGCTTTCAGTGTCGAGGCTCTGTCAGCGAAGCGTCTGAAAACTCAGTTCCGCTGTTCAAAGTGTGGTTTTAGCACAGACGACAGCACACAGTTCCAGCAGCATATACCACAGCATAAAACGGACGAAAACACTCCTCAGTGCCTTCACTGTGGCCTGTGTTTCACCTCCGTGCTGTCTCTCAACAGACATCTTTTCATTGTGCACAAAGtcaaagaagaggagaaagaaaaaggggaagagCGTGAGGTGGAGGCAGAAGTTAGGGAGATGGAACAGGATAATCAGCCAGTTAGATCAGCAGATACTGACGAGGTCAATGACTTGTTACCGGAGCTTAATGAACCTGAGCCCTCACAGGCAGAAGAGTCAGCAAGTCTGTGCTGTGACAAGATCGTGGACTGTAATTTAAAACTGAGCACTCACTCTCAAACACAAGCAGTCTCTCTCCGGTAG
- the slc28a1 gene encoding sodium/nucleoside cotransporter 1 yields MTESNGVQLRDITHLNGNGVYNEAFEIEEDNTTDTSSVNRETKKTKNGLGSYFSKVSKPINATEDYIKAHAQTLKYVVLGILGAGYVAYFIAACVLNFQRATALVVLTSLGIVIKSYDLLKEYKGESISQCFRPAVRCFKSNLKWIKWIFIAVVVALLVVWLALDTSKRPEQLISFGGVCMFIVLVFLLSAHRAAVSWRPVFWGLGIQFAIGIFVIRTQPGLAAFKWLGKQVETFLKYTEQGSGFVFGDLINIFAFQALPIVVFFSSVMSVLYFLGIMQWLILKISWIMQITMGTSPTETLSVAGNIFVGQTEAPLLIRPYLKDMTKSEIHAVLTGGFATIAGSVMGAFISFGIDATSLISASVMAAPCALAISKLSYPETEESRFKSDKNIKVSGGDEQNILEAASSGASASIGLVANIAANLIAFIAILGFVNQALSWLGSMVGHPELTFQLICSFVFMPVAFMMGVPYEDSFIVAELIGTKLFLNEFVAYQELSKLKSNRLNGLEEVIGGERQWISVRSEIITTYALCGFANFSSLGIVIGGLSSICPSRKSDISSLVMRAMLTGTCVSLVNACIAGILFNPLMPSCVELFSTTNVFNATDVNIQTCCEDLFKSTINNGTISFEGSWSTVANATVFLSKCCQCCGLSAVVC; encoded by the exons ATGA CGGAATCCAATGGTGTCCAGCTCAGAGACATAACCCACCTTAATGGAAATGGTGTGTACAACGAGGCTTTTGAAATAGAG GAGGACAACACTACTGATACTAGCAGTGTCAACAGGGAGactaaaaagactaaaaatggACTGGGATCATACTTCAG CAAAGTTTCCAAACCGATTAATGCCACAGAGGATTACATCAAGGCTCATGCACAAACCTTGAAATACGTTGTGCTTGGCATACTTGGAGCAG GTTATGTGGCATACTTCATTGCAGCCTGTGTGTTGAATTTCCAGAGGGCCACCGCCCTCGTGGTCCTCACCAGTTTGGGTATTGTCATTAAATCATATGACCTTTTGAAGGAGTACAAGGGAGAAAGCATCAGCCAGTGTTTCAGACCTGCAGTTAGATGCTTTAAATCTAACTTGAAGTGGATAAAATG GATTTTCATCGCAGTGGTTGTGGCCCTGCTTGTGGTGTGGCTTGCCTTAGACACAAGCAAGCGTCCTGAGCAGCTTATCTCATTTGgaggtgtgtgcatgttcatCGTGCTTGTATTCCTCTTGTCAGCACACAGGGCGGCG GTATCATGGAGGCCTGTGTTTTGGGGTCTCGGGATACAGTTCGCTATTGGCATTTTTGTTATAAGAACACAACCTGGACTGGCAGCATTCAAATGGCTTGGAAAACAAGTGGag ACATTTCTGAAGTATACTGAACAAGGGTCAGGATTTGTTTTTGGGGATCTGATCAACATTTTTGCCTTTCAA GCTTTGCCCATTGTTGTGTTCTTCAGCAGTGTGATGTCAGTCCTTTACTTTTTGGGGATAATGCAGTGGCTCATTCTGAAG ATCTCATGGATCATGCAGATAACGATGGGAACCTCTCCCACAGAGACCTTGAGTGTGGCAGGCAATATATTTGTTGGGCAG ACCGAGGCACCGTTGCTGATCCGCCCTTATCTGAAGGACATGACCAAATCTGAGATCCATGCTGTTTTGACTGGTGGATTTGCCACAATTGCAGGCAGTGTCATGGGGGCATTCATCTCATTTGGG ATTGATGCAACGTCCTTGATATCTGCCTCTGTGATGGCTGCTCCTTGTGCATTGGCCATCTCTAAACTTTCTTACCCAGAAACAGAAGAGAGTCGCTTCAAGTCAGACAAGAATATTAAAGTGTCTGGTGG TGATGAACAGAACATTCTGGAGGCTGCTAGCAGTGGAGCATCTGCTTCAATAGGTCTTGTTGCCAACATTGCAGCAAATCTGATAGCCTTTATCGCCATCCTTGGGTTTGTAAATCAAGCTTTAAGTTGGCTGGGAAGTATGGTGGGACATCCTGAACTCACATTTCAG CTTATTTGCTCTTTCGTGTTCATGCCTGTGGCATTCATGATGGGTGTGCCATATGAGGACAGTTTTATTGTCGCTGAACTAATTGGCACAAAGCTCTTCCTCAACGAGTTTGTGGCTTATCAGGAATTATCGAAACTGAAGAGCAACAGACTCAATGGACTTGAGGAAGTCATTGGAGGTGAAAGGCAATGGATATCT gtCAGATCAGAAATAATCACCACTTATGCTCTTTGCGGGTTTGCCAACTTCAGCTCACTGGGTATTGTGATTGGAGGCCTAT CCTCTATTTGCCCATCCAGAAAAAGTGATATCTCGTCTCTGGTGATGAGGGCTATGCTTACTGGGACTTGTGTATCTCTCGTCAATGCTTGCATTGCAG GTATCCTCTTTAATCCTTTAATGCCCAGTTGTGTGGAGCTTTTCAGTACGACTAATGTTTTCAATGCCACAGATGTAAACATACAAACCTGCTGTGAAGACCTCTTTAAAAG CACTATAAACAATGGGACCATTTCATTTGAAGGATCGTGGAGCACAGTAGCAAATGCAACTGTGTTTCTCTCTAAATGCTGTCAGTGTTGTGGTCTTTCTGCTGTGGTTTGTTAG